From Mauremys mutica isolate MM-2020 ecotype Southern chromosome 15, ASM2049712v1, whole genome shotgun sequence, one genomic window encodes:
- the LOC123350258 gene encoding uncharacterized protein LOC123350258, with the protein MTSTEDLVQDEDASIEKLVHDVAVYQCVGIQITNNTRSVTLGNPRSYCYSGWAKNEPVPQITPGSSKSCVFVKTSGTARGSVGVLSYESDTFTLAIMFSSPYDRNLYSSEFAIQIFTGRKHFDNMEHLYHYMYSHDPPYNCKSFQKMMLTHGKDGELEVTNEKIQVKATMSKEYKSIIKVQIKEKNPCSCPCPCPNVILKSCVSCLFCNLRNNSCCHTKT; encoded by the exons ATGACTAGCACTGAAGACCTGGTTCAGGACGAGGATGCAAGCATTGAAAAGCTGGTTCATGACGTGGCTGTCTACCAGTGTGTGGGCATCCAGATAACCAACAACACCAGAAGCGTTACCCTCGGGAACCCCAG GAGTTACTGTTATAGTGGCTGGGCCAAGAATGAGCCTGTGCCCCAGATCACCCCCGGTTCTTCAAAGAGCTGCGTGTTTGTGAAAACAAGTGGCACAGCCCGTGGGAGCGTCGGGGTGCTGAGCTACGAGTCCGACACTTTCACCCTGGCCATCATGTTCTCCAGCCCCTACGACCGCAACCTCTACAGCTCTGAGTTTGCCATCCAGATCTTCACTGGCAGGAAGCACTTCGACAACATGGAGCACCTCTACCACTACATGTACAGCCACGACCCTCCCTATAATTGCAAGTCCTTCCAGAAAATGATGCTTACTCATGGCAAGGATGGTGAGCTGGAGGTGACCAATGAGAAGATCCAGGTGAAGGCTACCATGTCCAAGGAATATAAGTCCATCATTAAAGTGCAGATCAAGGAAAAAAATccctgttcctgcccctgcccctgccccaatgtgattttaaaaagttgTGTTTCTTGCTTATTTTGTAACCTCCGAAATAACAGCTGTTGTCATACGAAGACCTGA